A region from the Pelotomaculum isophthalicicum JI genome encodes:
- a CDS encoding AAA family ATPase has protein sequence MRLAELMADGFGILHDLHLRREDLDKNITIIYGMNEAGKSTLMEFIRVMLFGFKVKGGRVWEPLRGGSPGGFLVFADENGESIKVERRLRGRRGKVVVTLPGGAAGDETFLADRILRGITPLVFRNVFGFDVEEMRRLKELEAGEVSAHVYGAGAGLRAGRLTAGTNRLHEELNDLFKPAGTKPAINQLIKELENVEAVVRLLQKEPEQYDRLKQEALSLRADRERLEQARRDAESRKRRLEAVIIARESWLRLKEARLQLANLPHVSSFPEPGVERLQALEDKARDLVLARTDTDMLANQLQRRMDNTLVEYSLLEYSAEIKALENERGLQLERLRRLPEQVAEVKHAREEYHKQIYKLGNEYDQTRLASIDTSLSARKIVEGYKQKFTAGESRRENLRGEIARLKNNAGDKEWIFRNATAELAAHKIPVPPVDQPPAGREQALDVLESGMRRLFQIRAGLESLRVRLAELEQQKRNAESELDTLQSRLLPRWLQIVMPVVLAVSITAAFFGGIISGFLTLAAGVAFWATVMLAGRHAAVLMEARRTRLEENLLNISQRINGTAGEIEQLSRRENELAEELKAAAMTAVGKPVVAEEEIAAARRALEEEKLALARAEDLKRVVAQAKNNLDMELQRLSGAAKELEQADRTLANLGGEWLDWLKEHGLPQGLTPSGALVFFDACEEAEKSYIIWQKSLALEKETRQQSEAFLTRLNNLLANVGYDAVTMETACDRTIRLGELLSETAKLAEGKEHLQAELDGLREQKLRQENALHTLQKEFEALLAAGGAIDAEDFRRRAFYYNEGKRLAREAQTFERDLKIIAGLPGESAQLERELEQSVGTDHERELDSIAALIGELEKKIKEAGEQIGRVDNQIALLENGEELAIRLQEKEMLIASMQDKAREWQVRALCLRLLRMAKERHERERQPAVLQRASGYIKPMTGGAYTMVIAPVGRADMLEVESPHGGRVAVAGLSRGTASQLYFSIRLALARQYGSVGLPVILDDILVDFDRERLRGAVKVLGEFSRERQVILFTCHEHILEAFNEYPDDFGLIRLQDGVKI, from the coding sequence GTGCGCCTGGCTGAATTGATGGCGGACGGGTTTGGCATCCTGCACGATTTGCACTTGCGGCGGGAAGATCTGGACAAAAACATCACGATAATATACGGGATGAATGAAGCCGGCAAATCTACCTTGATGGAATTTATCCGGGTGATGCTTTTTGGATTCAAGGTTAAAGGCGGGCGTGTTTGGGAGCCGTTGCGGGGCGGCAGCCCGGGCGGTTTTCTCGTTTTCGCGGACGAAAACGGGGAGTCTATCAAGGTCGAGCGGAGGCTGCGCGGCAGACGGGGGAAGGTTGTCGTGACACTGCCGGGCGGTGCGGCGGGGGATGAGACGTTCCTGGCGGACAGGATTCTTCGGGGCATTACGCCGCTGGTGTTCCGTAATGTGTTTGGCTTTGACGTGGAAGAAATGCGCCGTTTGAAAGAACTGGAAGCCGGAGAGGTAAGTGCCCATGTGTACGGCGCCGGCGCCGGACTGCGGGCGGGCCGGCTCACGGCCGGGACAAACCGCTTGCATGAGGAATTGAACGACCTGTTCAAGCCTGCCGGGACGAAGCCCGCCATCAATCAATTGATCAAGGAATTGGAGAATGTCGAAGCAGTTGTCCGCCTGCTACAGAAGGAACCGGAACAGTATGATCGGTTGAAGCAGGAAGCATTGTCTTTACGGGCGGACAGGGAAAGATTGGAGCAGGCAAGAAGGGATGCGGAGTCGCGCAAACGGCGTTTGGAAGCGGTAATCATAGCGAGGGAAAGCTGGTTGCGCCTGAAAGAAGCCCGTTTGCAGCTTGCTAATTTGCCTCACGTATCTTCTTTTCCGGAACCCGGTGTGGAAAGACTGCAGGCTCTTGAGGATAAAGCGCGGGACCTCGTTCTTGCCCGAACTGACACGGACATGCTGGCAAACCAGTTGCAAAGGCGTATGGATAACACTTTGGTTGAATATTCGCTGCTTGAATATTCCGCTGAAATTAAAGCCCTGGAAAATGAACGCGGCCTCCAGTTGGAAAGGCTGCGGCGGTTGCCGGAACAGGTTGCTGAGGTTAAACATGCAAGGGAAGAATACCATAAGCAAATATACAAACTGGGCAATGAATATGATCAGACGCGGCTGGCATCAATAGATACTTCTTTGTCCGCCAGGAAAATAGTTGAAGGTTATAAACAGAAGTTTACTGCAGGGGAAAGCCGGCGCGAAAACCTCAGGGGTGAGATTGCCCGTTTAAAGAACAACGCCGGAGATAAAGAATGGATATTCCGGAACGCCACGGCTGAACTGGCTGCGCACAAAATCCCGGTTCCGCCTGTGGACCAGCCGCCGGCCGGCCGTGAACAGGCGCTGGATGTTCTTGAAAGTGGAATGAGGCGACTCTTTCAGATAAGAGCCGGCCTTGAGTCGTTGCGCGTCCGTCTCGCGGAACTGGAACAGCAGAAAAGGAATGCGGAAAGTGAGCTTGATACGCTGCAATCCCGGCTTTTGCCTCGCTGGCTGCAGATTGTTATGCCGGTAGTCCTAGCGGTGTCTATTACCGCCGCCTTTTTCGGCGGGATAATCTCAGGTTTTCTGACACTGGCCGCGGGGGTCGCGTTTTGGGCAACGGTGATGCTGGCCGGGCGTCATGCGGCTGTATTAATGGAAGCGCGCCGCACCAGGCTGGAGGAAAATCTTTTAAATATCAGTCAGCGCATTAACGGTACGGCCGGCGAGATAGAACAGCTTTCACGCCGGGAAAACGAACTGGCTGAGGAGTTGAAAGCAGCGGCCATGACCGCGGTGGGCAAGCCGGTGGTAGCGGAAGAAGAAATCGCCGCCGCCCGGCGGGCGCTGGAGGAAGAAAAACTGGCTCTGGCGCGGGCGGAGGACCTCAAACGCGTTGTGGCACAGGCAAAGAATAATTTAGACATGGAATTGCAGAGACTGTCCGGTGCTGCTAAGGAGCTTGAACAGGCGGACAGGACTCTGGCTAACCTTGGCGGAGAGTGGCTTGACTGGCTGAAAGAACATGGTTTGCCGCAGGGCCTTACCCCCTCCGGAGCCCTGGTGTTCTTTGACGCTTGTGAAGAAGCGGAAAAGAGTTATATTATATGGCAGAAGTCTCTAGCGTTGGAGAAAGAAACGCGGCAACAGAGCGAAGCATTTTTAACAAGGCTGAACAACTTGCTTGCCAATGTCGGATACGACGCTGTTACTATGGAAACAGCCTGTGACAGGACAATCAGGCTGGGTGAATTGTTGTCGGAAACCGCCAAGCTGGCTGAAGGAAAAGAACACTTACAGGCGGAGCTGGATGGGTTGCGCGAGCAAAAACTACGGCAGGAGAACGCTTTGCACACCTTGCAAAAAGAATTCGAAGCTTTACTGGCTGCGGGCGGTGCGATTGACGCGGAGGATTTCCGCCGCCGGGCGTTTTATTACAATGAAGGAAAGCGGCTGGCGAGGGAAGCTCAAACCTTTGAACGGGATTTAAAGATCATTGCCGGTTTGCCCGGGGAAAGCGCTCAACTGGAGCGAGAATTAGAGCAATCTGTAGGAACAGATCATGAGCGGGAACTTGACAGTATTGCAGCCTTGATTGGGGAGTTGGAAAAGAAAATAAAAGAAGCCGGGGAACAAATCGGCAGGGTGGATAACCAGATCGCTTTGCTGGAGAATGGGGAAGAACTGGCCATACGTTTACAGGAGAAAGAAATGTTAATTGCCTCCATGCAGGACAAAGCGCGGGAGTGGCAAGTGCGCGCCCTCTGTTTGCGCCTGTTGAGAATGGCTAAAGAGCGTCATGAGCGTGAACGGCAGCCGGCGGTTTTGCAGAGAGCTTCCGGATATATCAAGCCGATGACCGGTGGGGCGTATACCATGGTAATTGCCCCTGTGGGCCGGGCTGATATGCTGGAGGTGGAGTCGCCGCATGGCGGCAGGGTGGCTGTGGCCGGACTTAGCCGTGGCACGGCGTCACAACTTTATTTTTCAATACGTCTGGCTCTCGCCCGCCAGTACGGCAGTGTAGGCCTGCCGGTTATTCTGGATGATATCTTGGTGGACTTTGACCGCGAAAGGCTCAGGGGCGCGGTGAAAGTGCTCGGGGAATTTAGCCGTGAACGGCAAGTCATATTGTTTACCTGCCATGAGCATATCCTTGAAGCGTTCAACGAATACCCGGATGATTTTGGATTAATCCGGCTGCAAGACGGTGTGAAAATATGA
- the hydG gene encoding [FeFe] hydrogenase H-cluster radical SAM maturase HydG, which translates to MAISKADFIDDALIVRLLNEARNVPREAAQRIIKKAGDAKGLAPEEAAVLLQVDDPDLLAEIYRVASKIKENIYGRRLVFFAPLYISNYCVNNCVYCGYRRDNNFRRHRLSRQEIIQEVKVLEDMGHKRLAVECGEDPVNCPIDYVLESIDTIYSVKEKRGSIRRVNVNIAATTVENYKLLKEAKIGTYILFQETYHRPTYAAAHPSGHKSGYDWHTCAMDRAMEGGIDDVGLGVLFGLYDYKYEVMAILLHALHLEEVCGVGPHTISVPRLKPAAGMDLNSFPYLVPDADFKKVVAIIRLAVPYTGMLISTRERPVFRDELLSVGISQLSAGSSTGVGGYCKDKMGISEGDEAPQFKLEDLRSLDEVVRSVCRSGYIPSFCTACYRSGRTGDRFMPLAKSGEIQNVCQPNAILTFKEFLLDYASPETRQVGEETIARHLELVGRQAVAREVERRLEQITGGARDLYF; encoded by the coding sequence TTGGCGATATCAAAGGCTGATTTTATCGATGACGCTCTTATTGTCAGGTTGTTGAATGAAGCTCGAAACGTTCCCCGCGAGGCGGCGCAGCGAATCATAAAAAAAGCGGGAGACGCTAAAGGTCTGGCGCCTGAGGAAGCGGCGGTGTTGCTGCAGGTGGATGACCCTGACTTGCTGGCTGAAATATACCGCGTCGCGAGCAAGATAAAAGAAAATATTTACGGGCGGCGCCTGGTCTTTTTCGCGCCTCTTTATATCAGCAACTACTGTGTCAATAACTGTGTCTACTGCGGTTACCGGCGGGACAATAATTTCCGGCGTCACAGACTTTCCCGGCAGGAGATTATTCAGGAAGTCAAGGTGTTGGAGGACATGGGCCACAAGCGCCTGGCTGTGGAATGCGGTGAAGACCCGGTTAATTGCCCGATAGATTATGTGTTGGAATCTATCGATACTATTTATTCAGTTAAAGAAAAAAGAGGCAGCATCAGGCGGGTTAACGTGAATATTGCCGCCACCACCGTTGAAAACTATAAACTTCTCAAGGAAGCGAAAATCGGCACCTATATCCTGTTTCAAGAGACTTACCACCGGCCCACCTACGCTGCGGCGCACCCTTCCGGCCACAAGTCCGGCTACGACTGGCACACCTGCGCGATGGACCGGGCGATGGAAGGCGGTATAGATGATGTCGGTTTAGGGGTATTATTCGGCCTGTACGATTACAAGTATGAAGTGATGGCAATCCTGCTGCATGCTTTGCACCTGGAGGAAGTCTGCGGCGTCGGCCCGCATACGATTTCAGTGCCGCGCCTGAAGCCGGCGGCGGGCATGGACCTGAACTCCTTCCCCTACCTGGTGCCGGACGCTGACTTTAAGAAAGTAGTCGCGATCATCCGGCTGGCGGTGCCTTATACGGGAATGCTCATTTCCACCAGGGAACGCCCGGTATTTCGGGATGAGCTTCTCTCCGTGGGCATTTCCCAGCTCAGCGCCGGTTCCAGCACCGGCGTCGGCGGGTATTGCAAGGATAAAATGGGCATAAGTGAAGGGGACGAAGCTCCCCAATTCAAACTTGAAGATCTGCGCAGTCTGGATGAAGTTGTCCGCAGCGTTTGCCGTTCCGGTTATATTCCGAGCTTCTGCACTGCTTGCTACCGGAGCGGCCGGACTGGTGACCGCTTTATGCCGCTAGCAAAGAGCGGGGAAATTCAAAACGTCTGTCAGCCCAATGCCATTCTAACCTTCAAAGAATTTTTGCTGGATTATGCTTCGCCTGAAACAAGGCAAGTGGGCGAGGAAACAATAGCCAGGCATCTTGAGCTTGTTGGCAGGCAAGCGGTAGCGCGGGAGGTGGAACGCAGGCTGGAGCAAATTACTGGTGGGGCAAGGGACCTGTACTTTTAA
- a CDS encoding metallophosphoesterase family protein: protein MGSGSLTFVHAADLHLDSQFKGLERAVSGDGRMPDCVLRRLRNSSFDAFSNIVDLCIDKKVDFLLLAGDIYDVADKSLRAQLRFRDGLARLADAGIPAFVVHGNHDHCSGWRAEIKLPDTVHIFSDKDVESRPVVRDGREIASVSGISYPGRAVVENYSSRFARGAGTPFAIALLHCNVGGIEGHENYAPCRLDDLLRKGFDYWALGHVHNRAILNPAGPCVAYPGCPQGRHPRETGEKGCLLVRVTENSDVAVEFFSTAPVRWESVAVSIEGIADDLTLLENIEDKLFRFRAAAGGKPIVARVLLNGRGSLHKNLVRASYAENLVQELRSRLPAAEEDFLWLDSVRVATSAEVDKNELADTDTLLGDFLSLVKKGRVNQDLKAELRKTLAALIEHPRAGRYLTVPDDDELGELLEAAGDLAVDLLWDGEE from the coding sequence TTGGGAAGTGGCAGCTTAACTTTTGTACATGCCGCAGACTTGCATCTGGACAGCCAGTTTAAAGGCTTGGAACGGGCTGTGTCCGGCGACGGGAGGATGCCTGATTGTGTTTTACGCCGGTTGAGAAACAGTTCCTTTGACGCTTTTAGCAATATCGTGGATCTGTGCATTGATAAAAAAGTTGATTTTTTACTGTTGGCAGGAGATATTTACGATGTCGCCGATAAAAGCTTGCGCGCTCAACTCAGGTTCAGAGATGGTCTGGCCAGGCTGGCCGACGCCGGCATACCGGCCTTTGTTGTTCATGGCAACCATGATCATTGCTCCGGGTGGCGGGCGGAAATTAAGCTGCCTGATACTGTTCATATTTTTTCCGATAAAGATGTGGAGTCAAGACCGGTGGTCCGGGACGGGCGGGAGATTGCCAGCGTATCCGGCATCAGCTATCCCGGGCGGGCCGTGGTTGAGAATTATTCCAGCCGCTTCGCGCGCGGCGCCGGGACTCCCTTTGCGATTGCTCTGTTGCACTGCAATGTCGGTGGTATTGAAGGGCACGAAAATTACGCTCCATGCAGGTTGGACGACCTTCTCCGGAAAGGTTTCGACTACTGGGCGCTGGGACATGTTCATAACCGGGCGATTCTCAACCCGGCCGGGCCTTGTGTTGCTTACCCCGGGTGCCCGCAGGGCAGACACCCGCGGGAAACCGGAGAAAAAGGCTGTTTGCTGGTTCGTGTGACGGAAAACAGTGATGTGGCGGTTGAATTTTTCTCTACAGCCCCGGTCAGGTGGGAATCAGTGGCTGTATCTATTGAGGGAATTGCTGATGATCTGACTTTGTTGGAAAATATAGAGGACAAGCTGTTCCGCTTTAGGGCGGCTGCGGGTGGGAAACCAATCGTGGCGCGTGTATTGTTAAACGGGCGGGGATCTCTTCATAAGAACCTGGTCCGCGCTTCATACGCTGAAAACCTGGTTCAGGAGTTGAGAAGCCGGCTGCCCGCGGCAGAGGAAGACTTTTTGTGGCTTGATTCGGTGCGGGTTGCCACCAGCGCGGAGGTGGACAAAAATGAACTGGCCGATACCGATACCTTGCTGGGCGATTTCCTGAGCCTGGTTAAGAAAGGGCGGGTTAACCAGGATTTAAAAGCGGAGCTGCGCAAAACGCTGGCTGCTTTGATTGAGCACCCCCGGGCGGGGCGGTATCTGACTGTGCCGGATGATGATGAATTGGGGGAATTGCTTGAAGCGGCCGGGGATTTAGCGGTGGATTTGCTCTGGGACGGTGAAGAATAG
- a CDS encoding O-acetyl-ADP-ribose deacetylase, whose translation METLVGKTLLKIIKGDITVQNTEAVVNAANSGLLGGGGVDGAIHRAGGPAILEECIKIRSSQGGCPTGQAVLTGGGNLKARYVIHTVGPIWHGGNNNEDELLRDAYLNSLTLAKKHGIRSVSFPSISTGAYRFPVGRAAGIALRTVRDFINMDKNFEEIRFILYTEQLLKEFELAWNKMEHDE comes from the coding sequence GTGGAAACCTTAGTTGGCAAGACTCTTTTGAAAATCATTAAAGGTGATATTACCGTCCAGAACACCGAGGCGGTTGTAAATGCGGCAAATTCCGGCCTGCTGGGTGGAGGGGGAGTGGATGGCGCCATCCACCGTGCCGGGGGGCCGGCGATTCTTGAGGAATGTATAAAAATACGCTCCTCGCAGGGAGGTTGCCCCACAGGCCAGGCCGTGCTTACTGGCGGCGGGAATCTAAAAGCCCGTTACGTGATTCATACTGTCGGCCCGATCTGGCATGGCGGAAATAACAACGAAGATGAGCTTCTCCGCGACGCCTACCTGAACAGCCTGACCCTGGCTAAGAAGCACGGAATACGCTCTGTTTCCTTCCCTTCCATCAGCACGGGGGCATATCGTTTTCCAGTTGGCCGGGCGGCGGGGATTGCCCTGCGGACAGTGCGTGATTTTATAAACATGGATAAAAATTTTGAAGAGATACGTTTTATACTGTATACTGAGCAACTGCTGAAGGAGTTTGAACTGGCTTGGAATAAAATGGAGCATGATGAGTGA
- the spoVT gene encoding stage V sporulation protein T, with protein MKATGIVRRIDDLGRVVIPKEIRRTMRIREGDPLEIFTDREGEVILKKYSPIGELGEFATEYADSLNETLGHISCIADKDSIIAVAGAPKKQLMNKQIGNIVENVMAERKMAVFNEPCYLTSDEDINYNSAIIAPIIASGDAVGAVILATKEPDVQMGNLETKLAETAAGFLAKQMES; from the coding sequence ATGAAGGCAACTGGAATCGTGCGCCGAATCGATGATCTGGGCAGGGTGGTAATCCCAAAGGAAATCAGGCGGACGATGCGGATTAGAGAAGGAGATCCCCTCGAGATTTTCACCGACAGGGAAGGTGAGGTAATCTTAAAGAAATACTCGCCCATTGGCGAATTAGGCGAGTTTGCCACAGAATATGCTGATTCCCTTAATGAAACTCTGGGCCATATCTCTTGCATCGCAGACAAAGACTCGATCATCGCAGTGGCGGGCGCCCCGAAAAAGCAGCTTATGAACAAACAGATCGGCAATATCGTGGAAAACGTAATGGCAGAGAGAAAAATGGCTGTATTCAATGAACCTTGTTACTTAACTTCCGATGAAGATATTAATTACAACTCAGCGATAATCGCGCCCATAATAGCATCAGGTGACGCAGTTGGCGCGGTAATTCTCGCAACCAAGGAACCAGACGTACAAATGGGCAATCTGGAAACCAAACTTGCTGAAACCGCTGCCGGTTTCCTGGCGAAACAAATGGAATCATAG
- the gcvH gene encoding glycine cleavage system protein GcvH, with amino-acid sequence MNIPADLKYSSEHEWVRAEGDEASIGITDYAQHALGDIVFVELPEVGEEVGAGEALAVVESVKAASDVYSPVSGKIAKVNERLFASPELVNSDPYGSWFVVVSMSDPGELDTLLSPEEYVKLCEEE; translated from the coding sequence ATGAACATCCCGGCTGATCTGAAATACTCCAGTGAGCATGAGTGGGTCAGGGCGGAAGGAGACGAGGCGTCAATCGGTATTACCGACTATGCGCAGCACGCTCTGGGTGATATTGTTTTTGTCGAATTGCCCGAGGTTGGGGAAGAAGTCGGCGCGGGCGAGGCACTCGCGGTGGTTGAGTCGGTCAAAGCCGCTTCGGACGTCTATTCCCCGGTAAGCGGCAAAATCGCAAAGGTCAACGAGCGCCTTTTCGCGTCACCGGAACTGGTTAACAGCGACCCCTACGGGAGTTGGTTTGTGGTAGTGTCGATGTCCGATCCGGGCGAGTTGGACACCCTGCTTTCCCCGGAGGAGTATGTCAAGTTATGCGAGGAGGAATGA
- the gcvT gene encoding glycine cleavage system aminomethyltransferase GcvT, with the protein MNTLQKTPLYETHRRSGGKIVEFAGWALPVQYNSILEEHEAVRSRAGLFDVSHMGKVTVRGKGAFDFLQRITTGDIGVLVDGQAIYCLMCYPDGGVVDDILVYRFGPGDFFLVFNAANTEKDYNWLKQNNTDGVDIVNVSEKFAQLALQGPLAEKILQALTDTDLQGLRFFRMQCDVKIAGAKCMVSRTGYTGEDGFEIYTSPDSAPALWDAILEAGKPYGVVPAGLGARDSLRLEACLPLYGHELSPDITPVEAGLGKFLRFEKQDFIGRAALAACLSKGAARKMVGFEMEERGVPRANYPVESGGKEIGFVTSGGYSPTLKKNIGLALIETACAGQGDKIDVVIRGKRLKAVIVPIPFYKKHYKKK; encoded by the coding sequence ATGAATACATTGCAAAAGACACCTCTGTACGAAACCCACCGCCGCAGCGGCGGCAAAATAGTCGAGTTTGCCGGGTGGGCGCTGCCGGTGCAGTACAACAGCATTCTGGAGGAACACGAAGCGGTGCGTTCCCGGGCCGGCCTATTTGATGTGTCCCATATGGGCAAAGTGACGGTCAGGGGAAAAGGAGCTTTTGACTTTCTCCAAAGAATCACCACCGGGGACATCGGGGTTCTGGTGGATGGGCAGGCGATTTATTGCCTGATGTGCTATCCGGATGGCGGCGTGGTGGATGACATTCTGGTGTACCGGTTTGGACCCGGAGATTTCTTTCTCGTGTTTAACGCCGCCAATACTGAAAAGGATTATAACTGGCTGAAGCAAAATAATACGGATGGGGTAGATATAGTAAATGTTTCCGAAAAATTTGCTCAATTAGCCCTGCAAGGCCCCCTGGCCGAAAAGATTTTGCAAGCTTTGACTGATACTGATCTGCAAGGTTTAAGGTTTTTCCGTATGCAGTGTGACGTGAAAATCGCGGGAGCCAAGTGTATGGTTTCGCGAACAGGCTATACAGGTGAGGACGGTTTTGAAATATATACAAGTCCTGACAGCGCGCCGGCTTTATGGGATGCCATATTGGAAGCGGGGAAGCCTTACGGTGTTGTTCCGGCCGGCCTGGGCGCCAGGGACTCGCTGCGCCTGGAAGCCTGCCTGCCTCTTTACGGGCACGAGTTGTCACCGGATATTACACCTGTCGAAGCGGGGCTGGGGAAGTTTCTCAGATTTGAAAAGCAAGATTTCATCGGTCGCGCCGCTCTCGCCGCCTGTTTGTCCAAAGGGGCGGCCAGAAAGATGGTTGGTTTTGAAATGGAAGAACGGGGCGTGCCCAGAGCAAACTATCCGGTTGAATCCGGAGGCAAAGAGATTGGTTTTGTTACCTCCGGCGGTTACTCGCCGACCTTGAAGAAAAACATTGGATTAGCGCTTATTGAAACGGCCTGCGCCGGACAAGGCGATAAAATTGACGTGGTGATCAGGGGCAAAAGGCTTAAGGCGGTAATCGTCCCTATCCCGTTTTATAAAAAACATTATAAAAAAAAATAG
- a CDS encoding methyl-accepting chemotaxis protein encodes MTIRLKLVLMVSLVLILLVTIIGVYSVKSMNNRLIESAQLKLKSDLNMGSALLDQRYPGPWSIKDDQIYKGETKMNENYEMVDLIGSYTSDTVTIFQGDKRVATNVKTPEGQRAIGTSVAGEVAQAVLKDGKTYIGKAQVVGTWNQTAYEPIKDGQGKIIGIFYVGVPNSLYDQTVEKFAFSILFAGIVGLILSLAICYFTLQQIFAKPLTRFIEFTEKISEGDLTKELDYKSNDELGKMAQSFNYMVSSLKELIKHTVTSSGVIANSTEQLVAQAEETSAGASETAASISQMVTTVGQVSDNTQLVSEASEKANNYAKSGKDKIDSAITQMNTISEFTALTADTIEDLAKNTEKITQIAELITQISGQTNLLALNAAIEAARAGEHGQGFSVVAEEVRRLAEQSSEAANEINEITRMIRGKAENAVQMMADSQHKVRDGSLTVQEAGTEFTRIYDVVYELHSRFQEVSEAAMQMSTGIGQVVGTTDRQTSAMDEVSNTAQDLAGLVHKLEEVTRRFRV; translated from the coding sequence ATGACTATTCGTCTTAAACTGGTATTAATGGTTTCACTCGTACTGATACTGCTTGTAACAATTATTGGCGTGTATTCTGTTAAATCAATGAACAACCGCTTAATTGAGTCAGCCCAGTTAAAATTAAAGTCTGATCTGAATATGGGTAGCGCCTTACTCGACCAGCGGTATCCCGGGCCTTGGTCGATCAAGGATGATCAGATCTATAAAGGCGAGACAAAAATGAATGAGAATTATGAAATGGTTGATCTGATCGGCAGCTATACCAGTGATACTGTAACTATTTTCCAGGGTGACAAAAGAGTGGCCACAAACGTAAAAACGCCTGAGGGACAGCGGGCGATCGGTACCAGTGTCGCCGGAGAAGTAGCCCAGGCAGTGCTGAAGGATGGCAAGACTTATATAGGCAAAGCCCAGGTGGTGGGAACATGGAACCAAACCGCCTATGAGCCGATCAAAGACGGGCAGGGAAAAATAATCGGCATTTTTTACGTTGGGGTGCCAAACAGTCTTTACGACCAGACGGTCGAAAAGTTCGCTTTCAGCATTCTCTTTGCGGGGATAGTTGGACTAATATTAAGTTTGGCGATTTGTTATTTCACGCTACAACAAATTTTTGCAAAACCTCTTACCCGGTTTATTGAATTTACAGAAAAAATCTCTGAAGGTGACCTTACCAAAGAGCTCGATTACAAATCTAATGATGAACTTGGGAAGATGGCGCAATCGTTTAACTATATGGTCAGCAGCTTAAAAGAGCTGATCAAGCACACCGTCACGAGTAGTGGAGTAATAGCCAACTCAACAGAGCAGTTGGTTGCCCAGGCTGAGGAGACATCCGCCGGAGCTAGCGAAACGGCAGCATCAATCAGCCAAATGGTAACGACGGTTGGTCAAGTGTCGGACAACACTCAATTGGTTTCTGAAGCGTCGGAGAAAGCTAACAACTATGCGAAAAGCGGCAAGGATAAAATTGATTCTGCCATTACACAGATGAATACGATTAGTGAATTCACGGCTCTTACCGCTGATACAATCGAGGATTTAGCCAAAAATACTGAAAAGATTACCCAGATTGCTGAGTTGATTACCCAGATTTCCGGTCAGACAAATTTGCTGGCTTTAAACGCGGCTATTGAAGCGGCGCGCGCGGGCGAACATGGCCAGGGATTTTCGGTTGTAGCCGAAGAGGTGAGAAGACTGGCTGAACAATCCTCGGAAGCCGCCAACGAAATTAACGAAATCACCCGCATGATCCGGGGTAAAGCGGAAAATGCGGTTCAGATGATGGCCGACAGCCAGCACAAGGTGCGTGACGGTTCTTTAACCGTACAAGAAGCCGGTACGGAGTTCACCCGGATTTATGATGTTGTCTATGAACTGCATTCCCGGTTTCAGGAGGTTTCGGAAGCTGCCATGCAGATGTCCACGGGGATCGGTCAAGTTGTGGGCACAACCGATAGGCAAACGTCGGCAATGGACGAAGTGTCAAATACCGCTCAGGACCTGGCCGGGTTGGTTCATAAGCTGGAAGAGGTTACCAGGCGGTTTAGGGTATAA
- a CDS encoding flavin reductase family protein, giving the protein MVSVTIKKITKVPSTVLLPIPTVLVTSVGKNSKPNIITIAWTGVMNSEPPVVYVSVRPIGRHSYGLIKESGEYVINIPTAAQARLVDYCGTISGSEVDKFKETGFTPVPATHVRAPLIAECPVNLECKVKQVVPLGSHDVFIADVLAVHYNEDVLDEKGRPDPDKIKPYGYCLNEYRQMAGKLGSFGYSKKA; this is encoded by the coding sequence ATGGTTTCAGTTACCATTAAGAAGATAACCAAAGTGCCTTCGACGGTTCTTTTACCAATTCCGACCGTGCTGGTAACATCTGTCGGAAAAAACAGCAAGCCGAATATCATTACTATCGCCTGGACAGGAGTGATGAACTCCGAGCCGCCGGTAGTGTATGTCAGTGTCCGCCCCATAGGAAGACATTCTTACGGGCTGATTAAAGAGTCCGGGGAATATGTGATCAACATTCCTACTGCCGCTCAGGCCAGACTGGTGGACTATTGCGGGACAATATCCGGCAGCGAAGTGGATAAATTCAAGGAAACAGGTTTTACTCCGGTGCCCGCTACCCACGTGAGAGCGCCTCTGATTGCGGAATGCCCGGTTAACCTTGAATGCAAAGTCAAGCAGGTAGTACCGCTGGGCAGCCACGACGTGTTTATCGCTGATGTGCTGGCTGTGCACTATAATGAAGATGTGTTAGATGAAAAAGGACGTCCGGATCCGGATAAAATCAAACCCTATGGTTATTGTCTGAATGAATACCGGCAGATGGCGGGTAAGCTCGGTTCCTTCGGCTATTCGAAAAAAGCGTAA